One part of the Sorangiineae bacterium MSr11954 genome encodes these proteins:
- a CDS encoding radical SAM protein, whose protein sequence is MNAVRPGVFFKIALIDIDPRVPNITTPYAMPRHGVLEVGTAASLAGHDVSVFCESVNGIPWGDLASFDVVGAAVTGSNLSRVEELFVRLRRVAPHVRLVAGGPHATLSPTEVARFCDVVVRDEGELAFPEVLLAFSNGAGLQGIEGISYAKDGYVHHNPRRAFKSSFGRVDDLSLVKGFAKRPVWADVLLRKKYPVGYATTSRGCPFPCTFCYENMIGGTGFRRQPADVFIENVRRRRDFFGITHFWLADSNFTTNPKHCEEIAQALVRADLGCTFSALCRVDAGKRPRLLELLRRAGFVNVTLGMEATTDDRLLDLKKKQSVDEIGAAVRAMHNAGLSVMGLFMVGFDEDDETTADRIVDFCEAHEVDNMSIYCLTEYPELPGRTLPRYRVCETDLDYYTGHHVTTFPLLLPPSALERSVFRALQRFYRPQKIWSNLRRGQLAEAFAGFGIRTILRELAAVSKAHCAKLEALEEPYYKAYGGSSDMKHGRLDLEHLRKHPIVRHPLRADTLAGWDDPEPAPRLVQLRQRPVRIASGA, encoded by the coding sequence AAAATTGCTCTCATCGACATCGATCCGCGGGTGCCGAACATCACCACGCCCTATGCCATGCCACGGCACGGGGTCTTGGAGGTGGGCACGGCCGCGAGCCTCGCAGGACACGATGTTTCGGTGTTCTGCGAGAGCGTTAATGGAATCCCCTGGGGCGATCTGGCGAGCTTCGATGTGGTGGGGGCGGCGGTCACCGGATCGAACTTGTCGCGGGTCGAGGAGCTGTTCGTCAGGCTGCGGCGGGTGGCTCCGCATGTGCGTTTGGTGGCCGGCGGCCCCCATGCCACCCTGAGCCCCACCGAGGTGGCAAGGTTTTGCGACGTGGTGGTCCGCGACGAGGGCGAGCTGGCCTTTCCGGAGGTGCTCCTTGCCTTTTCGAACGGCGCGGGGCTCCAGGGCATCGAGGGCATCTCGTATGCGAAGGACGGGTACGTGCATCACAACCCGCGGCGCGCGTTCAAATCGTCGTTTGGTCGGGTCGATGATTTGAGCTTGGTGAAAGGCTTCGCCAAGCGCCCGGTTTGGGCCGACGTGCTCCTTCGCAAAAAGTACCCCGTTGGCTATGCGACCACCTCGCGCGGCTGTCCATTCCCGTGCACGTTTTGTTACGAAAATATGATTGGCGGCACCGGCTTTCGAAGGCAGCCCGCCGATGTGTTCATCGAGAACGTGCGCCGCCGGCGCGACTTTTTTGGCATCACGCACTTCTGGCTCGCCGATAGCAACTTCACCACCAACCCCAAACACTGCGAGGAGATCGCCCAAGCGCTGGTGCGCGCGGATCTCGGGTGCACCTTCTCGGCCCTCTGCCGGGTCGACGCGGGAAAGCGCCCGCGGCTCCTGGAGCTGCTTCGCCGCGCGGGCTTCGTGAACGTGACCCTCGGCATGGAGGCGACCACCGACGATCGGCTCCTCGACTTGAAGAAGAAGCAAAGCGTGGACGAAATTGGGGCCGCGGTGCGGGCGATGCATAACGCGGGGCTCAGCGTCATGGGGCTCTTCATGGTCGGCTTCGACGAGGACGACGAGACCACGGCCGACCGCATCGTCGACTTCTGCGAGGCGCACGAGGTCGACAACATGAGCATCTATTGCCTCACCGAGTACCCGGAGCTCCCCGGCCGGACCTTGCCGCGGTACCGCGTGTGCGAGACCGATCTCGACTACTACACGGGCCATCACGTCACCACGTTTCCGCTGCTCCTTCCGCCGAGCGCGCTGGAGCGCTCGGTGTTTCGCGCACTGCAGCGTTTCTACCGTCCGCAGAAAATTTGGTCGAACCTGCGCCGCGGGCAGCTCGCCGAGGCCTTTGCGGGGTTTGGCATCCGCACCATCTTGCGCGAGCTTGCTGCGGTGTCGAAAGCGCACTGCGCCAAGCTCGAGGCGCTGGAGGAGCCGTACTACAAGGCGTATGGCGGCTCGTCCGACATGAAGCACGGCAGGCTCGATCTCGAGCACCTGCGCAAGCATCCGATCGTCAGGCACCCGCTGCGCGCGGACACGCTCGCAGGTTGGGACGATCCCGAGCCTGCACCACGCCTCGTGCAACTTCGACAGCGGCCCGTTCGGATTGCATCGGGGGCGTGA
- a CDS encoding pentapeptide repeat-containing protein: protein MASREQLRTRWEGQGDLLGAIVQRCVRGEPWASLLHERDFPFVNEVSRGRDLRGAPLAGVQLVGVDLSGADLSDADLRAADLCEATLIDAILRDVRAAEATLWRADLCGADLRDADLTKVNGYQVNLRGACLDGARLIEAYFEQANIYGASLLGANVFGSRFPRANLARSRMGNARAEGADFTEADLSEADLEGAQLSGALCAGATLSAAVLRMAKLASVDLSRADLEGARLLGADLRSANLSHANCRHVLWAEANLEGANLSGAALYNSTIFLAQGLDSVSALNVDVGSAPDRPSLQSWTDFVGRLRGLYGEDGVTTRNGAEAFDLAQASPAAQAADGNADAGKPDANGAGNGDGANGSTPLFSQGSLFGRYVIDELLGEGGMGRVYRALDTRLGRRIALKVLPSSDRTGDGANRASRLEREARTTALIDSPYAVAIFDVGDVDGHPFIAMELVSGHTLSHYTHAPQPGWAKRVRWLVQMASALEAAHRVGIVHRDVKPENVMIREDGIAKVLDFGVARRLLGTHGQMLPSPELLATVTVEGAPIGTPLYMAPEQIRGELADGRTDQFAWGVTAYELLANRSPWIGNSYSILAKILTESPAPLRSLAPSVPEGVERAVTRAMSKTRDARYPTMAALVAELAPFAESFDEPGQHVLPLAADPP, encoded by the coding sequence GTGGCGTCTAGAGAACAGCTTCGCACGCGGTGGGAAGGGCAGGGCGACCTGCTCGGCGCGATCGTGCAGCGATGCGTTCGGGGTGAGCCATGGGCGTCGCTCCTTCATGAGCGCGATTTTCCGTTCGTGAACGAGGTCTCGCGGGGGCGCGATCTTCGCGGCGCACCGCTGGCCGGGGTGCAGCTGGTGGGCGTCGATCTTTCGGGTGCGGACCTTTCGGACGCGGATCTTCGCGCCGCCGATCTTTGCGAGGCCACGCTCATCGACGCCATCTTGCGCGACGTGCGCGCGGCCGAGGCCACCCTCTGGCGCGCCGATCTTTGCGGCGCCGATCTGCGCGACGCCGATCTGACGAAGGTCAATGGCTACCAAGTGAACCTGCGCGGCGCGTGCCTCGATGGCGCGCGCCTGATCGAGGCGTACTTCGAGCAAGCGAACATCTACGGCGCGAGCCTCCTCGGCGCCAACGTGTTCGGCTCCCGCTTTCCGCGCGCGAACCTGGCGCGTTCGCGCATGGGCAACGCGCGCGCCGAGGGGGCGGACTTCACCGAGGCGGATCTCTCGGAGGCCGACCTCGAGGGCGCGCAGCTCTCGGGCGCCCTCTGCGCCGGCGCCACCCTCTCGGCCGCCGTCTTGCGCATGGCCAAGCTCGCGTCGGTGGATCTGTCGCGGGCCGATCTGGAGGGCGCCAGGCTCCTTGGCGCCGATCTCCGGAGCGCGAACCTTTCGCACGCCAACTGTCGGCATGTGCTCTGGGCCGAGGCCAACTTGGAGGGCGCCAATCTCTCCGGGGCGGCGCTCTACAACAGCACCATCTTTCTCGCCCAAGGCTTGGACAGCGTGTCCGCCCTGAACGTGGATGTGGGCTCCGCGCCCGACCGTCCCAGCTTGCAATCGTGGACCGACTTCGTGGGCCGGCTGCGCGGCCTCTACGGCGAGGACGGCGTGACCACCCGCAACGGCGCCGAAGCCTTCGACCTCGCCCAGGCATCTCCGGCCGCGCAAGCCGCGGACGGAAACGCCGACGCGGGCAAGCCGGACGCGAACGGCGCCGGAAATGGCGACGGCGCCAACGGCAGCACCCCGCTCTTTTCGCAGGGGAGCTTGTTCGGCCGGTACGTCATCGACGAGCTCCTGGGCGAAGGCGGCATGGGGCGCGTTTACCGCGCGCTCGACACCCGCCTTGGCCGGCGGATCGCGCTCAAGGTGCTCCCCTCGAGCGATCGCACGGGCGACGGCGCAAACCGCGCGAGCCGCCTCGAGCGCGAGGCGCGCACCACCGCGCTCATCGACTCGCCGTATGCGGTGGCTATTTTCGATGTGGGCGACGTCGATGGCCATCCATTCATCGCCATGGAGCTGGTGTCGGGGCACACCTTATCGCACTACACGCACGCCCCGCAGCCGGGCTGGGCCAAGCGCGTGCGCTGGCTGGTTCAAATGGCGAGCGCGCTCGAAGCTGCCCACCGTGTGGGCATCGTGCACCGCGACGTGAAGCCCGAGAACGTGATGATCCGGGAGGACGGCATCGCCAAGGTGCTCGACTTCGGCGTGGCCCGCCGTCTCTTGGGGACGCACGGCCAGATGCTGCCTTCGCCGGAGCTCCTGGCCACGGTCACCGTCGAGGGAGCGCCCATCGGCACCCCGCTGTACATGGCCCCCGAACAAATCCGCGGCGAGCTGGCCGATGGCCGCACGGATCAATTCGCGTGGGGCGTGACGGCGTACGAGCTCTTGGCCAATCGCTCCCCGTGGATCGGGAACTCGTATTCCATCTTGGCCAAGATCCTCACCGAGTCGCCGGCGCCACTTCGCTCGCTCGCGCCCTCGGTGCCGGAGGGCGTGGAGCGCGCGGTGACCCGCGCCATGTCGAAGACCCGCGACGCGCGCTATCCGACGATGGCCGCGCTGGTGGCCGAGCTGGCCCCGTTCGCCGAATCGTTCGACGAGCCGGGCCAGCACGTGCTGCCGCTCGCCGCCGACCCGCCCTGA
- a CDS encoding VOC family protein → MQINGIAHIQLSVSDLPRSREFYRKLFAFFEMSIVFDDATTFYGVGGKTGIVITRADPALGPFNQRHVGLHHVCFRLRSREDIDQLHAFLVDIGAPIVHAPEDGPWAKGYYSVLFEDPDGIRLEANYVPGKGNLDPDVKLPLGVP, encoded by the coding sequence ATGCAGATCAATGGGATTGCCCATATCCAATTGTCCGTCAGCGACCTGCCGAGGAGCCGGGAATTCTACCGAAAGCTCTTTGCTTTCTTCGAAATGAGCATCGTCTTCGACGACGCCACGACGTTTTACGGCGTCGGCGGCAAAACCGGCATCGTGATTACCCGGGCGGATCCTGCGCTCGGACCGTTCAACCAACGCCATGTCGGTCTTCACCATGTCTGTTTTCGCCTGCGCAGCCGCGAAGACATCGACCAGCTCCACGCCTTCCTCGTCGACATCGGCGCCCCCATCGTGCACGCGCCCGAGGACGGTCCTTGGGCAAAGGGCTATTACTCGGTCCTCTTCGAGGATCCCGATGGCATCCGGCTCGAGGCGAACTACGTGCCCGGCAAAGGGAACCTGGATCCCGACGTCAAGCTGCCGCTCGGCGTGCCGTAA
- a CDS encoding ABC transporter permease subunit, with protein sequence MATSRKSTLARIMRHELRVMIADRTLPAIAVLFSILLLYGFFTGLHETRRREEVVKALVAGQAKTNADNIAQWHRVMARQQRPAPFANPVDPSSIGGKMGAQYAILPTLALSPVAAGQSDMLADYYRVTIQSRTAFLEESEVESPWKLLSGQFDLAFVLIYMFPLFIFAISFNMLSVERDQGTLRMLLSQPLTLPLLVLAKIVVRAGVILGLAVLVPALAVIATRQALLDGAALGTLALWMALVIAYGLFWFALSALVASLGRASATNALLLIGTWVLLVLVVPVAMNLAVSRAHPAPSRTDLATQTRLVTIDGLNRYKHLWSTDYDYVDRPETLLPKDGRLEVASRLRAFYLMDAFVDQQLTDVLSRFDRQLGAQQALVDRFGFISPAIVANEGMASLAGNGTRRYERFKQQVIAYHESWKSYFVPRVLDGIAIVETDFERFPRWSWQEENAATVRADAWFKIAQLLAVAAVMGLLASWRFGRRQSV encoded by the coding sequence ATGGCTACTTCCCGAAAATCGACCCTCGCGCGGATCATGCGGCACGAATTGCGCGTGATGATCGCGGACCGGACGCTCCCAGCCATCGCCGTGCTGTTCTCGATCCTTCTGCTCTACGGCTTCTTCACCGGTCTTCACGAGACCCGGCGGCGCGAAGAGGTGGTGAAGGCGCTCGTGGCGGGCCAGGCCAAGACCAACGCCGACAACATCGCGCAATGGCATCGGGTGATGGCACGGCAGCAACGGCCCGCCCCCTTCGCCAACCCGGTCGATCCCTCGTCGATCGGCGGCAAGATGGGCGCGCAATATGCGATCCTCCCGACCTTGGCGCTATCCCCCGTGGCGGCCGGGCAGTCGGACATGCTGGCCGACTATTACCGCGTGACCATCCAAAGCCGGACGGCCTTTTTGGAAGAGAGCGAGGTCGAAAGCCCGTGGAAGCTGCTGAGCGGCCAGTTCGATCTCGCGTTCGTTCTAATCTACATGTTCCCGCTGTTCATTTTCGCGATCAGCTTCAACATGTTGTCCGTCGAGCGCGACCAGGGCACCTTGCGCATGCTTCTCTCGCAGCCGTTGACCTTACCGCTCTTGGTGCTGGCAAAAATCGTGGTGCGCGCGGGCGTCATCCTCGGCCTGGCGGTGCTCGTACCCGCGCTCGCGGTGATCGCAACGCGGCAGGCGCTCCTGGACGGTGCGGCGCTGGGGACTCTCGCCCTCTGGATGGCGCTGGTGATCGCTTACGGGCTATTCTGGTTTGCCCTGAGCGCCCTCGTCGCCTCGCTCGGACGAGCCTCGGCGACCAATGCGCTGCTGCTGATCGGCACCTGGGTGCTCCTCGTCCTCGTGGTGCCGGTGGCGATGAACCTCGCGGTATCGAGGGCTCATCCCGCACCGTCGCGGACCGATCTGGCCACGCAGACCCGGCTCGTCACGATCGACGGGCTCAATCGCTACAAGCACCTTTGGAGCACGGACTACGACTATGTCGATCGGCCCGAAACGCTCCTGCCCAAGGACGGCCGCCTGGAGGTGGCCTCCCGTTTGCGCGCCTTTTATCTCATGGACGCCTTCGTCGATCAGCAGCTCACCGACGTGCTGTCACGTTTCGATCGCCAGCTTGGCGCGCAGCAGGCGCTGGTCGATCGTTTCGGCTTCATCTCGCCGGCGATCGTCGCCAACGAGGGAATGGCCTCACTCGCCGGCAACGGGACCCGGCGCTACGAACGCTTCAAGCAGCAGGTCATCGCCTATCACGAAAGCTGGAAGAGCTATTTCGTACCGCGCGTCCTCGACGGCATCGCCATCGTCGAGACGGATTTCGAGCGTTTCCCGCGCTGGTCGTGGCAGGAAGAGAACGCGGCCACCGTGCGGGCCGATGCATGGTTCAAGATTGCACAGCTTCTGGCGGTCGCCGCGGTCATGGGGCTGCTCGCGTCATGGCGGTTCGGCAGAAGGCAGTCGGTGTAG
- a CDS encoding DUF3526 domain-containing protein: MSAIVRIAARDFREFVRDGRLPWTGALMVVLLLTALAVGWQRQAALQAERVTAQALDYDDWLAQGARHPHDAAHQGMHVFKPEPPLSIIDPGIGPYVGSTLWLQSHRQSETRFRPAQDATGLQRFGTLSGAWVIQVLGPLLVIILGFNAFAGEREQGTLRQVMSLGVPARSLLAGKALALGGSIAILLLSGGAVGAAAALIQSPPSRLADTIARLASLAVGYAAYLGIWIFVALAVSARMRTSRMALIALLGIWIASAVLLPRAISDLSDASFPSPSRTEFNRALDDDLDKTQGRVWSEQFGVDRAWSPDLPLNKWGIALEKNDQAGYTVFDRHFGALWDNFERQRTAQELSGFVAPTLALRSFSMAMAGTDFAQHRDFASAAERHRRKIQDMVSDDLVEHADPLGGRHFAYEADKSLWAEIPPFDYRTPTVGFAWRAAWLSAAVLFVTLVLSAAAALAVAPRRPL; the protein is encoded by the coding sequence ATGAGTGCGATCGTTCGGATTGCCGCGCGGGACTTTCGCGAGTTCGTGCGCGATGGGCGCTTGCCGTGGACGGGCGCTCTGATGGTGGTGCTGCTCCTCACGGCGCTCGCGGTCGGCTGGCAACGCCAGGCCGCGCTGCAGGCCGAGCGCGTGACCGCGCAGGCGCTCGACTATGACGACTGGCTCGCCCAGGGCGCGCGGCACCCGCACGATGCGGCACATCAAGGCATGCACGTCTTCAAGCCCGAGCCGCCGCTGTCGATCATCGACCCCGGGATCGGGCCTTATGTCGGATCGACGCTGTGGCTGCAGTCGCATCGGCAGAGCGAGACGAGGTTCCGGCCGGCGCAGGATGCGACCGGCCTGCAGCGCTTCGGCACGCTCTCGGGGGCCTGGGTGATCCAGGTGCTGGGGCCCCTGCTCGTCATCATTTTGGGCTTCAACGCCTTCGCCGGCGAACGCGAACAGGGAACGCTCCGGCAAGTGATGAGCCTCGGCGTGCCTGCCCGGTCGCTGCTCGCGGGCAAGGCGCTGGCGCTCGGCGGGTCGATCGCGATCCTGCTGCTGTCGGGCGGTGCGGTCGGCGCTGCCGCCGCGCTGATCCAGTCGCCCCCCTCGCGACTGGCCGATACGATCGCCCGCCTGGCGAGCCTCGCCGTCGGCTATGCGGCCTATCTCGGTATATGGATCTTCGTCGCCTTGGCGGTGTCTGCCCGGATGCGAACGTCGCGAATGGCGCTGATCGCTCTCCTCGGCATCTGGATCGCCAGCGCCGTGCTCCTGCCGCGCGCGATCTCCGATCTTTCGGACGCATCTTTCCCTTCGCCATCGCGCACGGAGTTCAACCGGGCACTCGATGACGACCTCGATAAAACCCAAGGCCGCGTGTGGAGCGAGCAGTTCGGCGTCGACCGAGCCTGGAGCCCGGACCTCCCGCTCAACAAATGGGGCATTGCGCTCGAGAAGAACGATCAGGCAGGCTATACCGTTTTCGATCGGCATTTCGGGGCGCTCTGGGACAACTTCGAACGCCAGCGCACCGCGCAGGAACTGTCGGGCTTCGTCGCGCCGACCTTGGCCCTGCGGTCGTTCTCGATGGCGATGGCCGGGACCGATTTCGCCCAGCATCGGGACTTCGCCAGCGCCGCAGAGAGGCACCGCCGCAAGATCCAGGACATGGTGAGCGATGATCTCGTCGAGCACGCCGATCCGCTCGGTGGCCGGCACTTCGCTTACGAGGCGGACAAGAGCCTCTGGGCTGAAATTCCACCGTTCGACTACCGAACACCTACGGTGGGCTTTGCCTGGCGAGCCGCCTGGCTCAGCGCTGCGGTGCTGTTCGTGACGCTCGTTCTGTCCGCCGCTGCCGCCCTCGCCGTGGCACCGCGAAGGCCACTCTGA
- a CDS encoding ABC transporter ATP-binding protein, with product MLEALEVSKIFVDKRALDAVSLRVEPGEIYCLLGANGAGKTTLVNLFLDFLDPTSGEVRINGRSVSEHPIACKRDVAYIPETVMLYGVLSGYENLEYFASLATGEDHSRETLIGLLEEAGLDPAAADRRVSTYSKGMRQKVGIAIALAKNAKALLLDEPTSGLDPSAAHEFSRLMQRARDRGVAVLTTTHDLFHAKQTGTRIGIMKQGCLVESLSSEDISHSDLEALYLRHMSA from the coding sequence ATGCTCGAGGCATTGGAAGTATCGAAAATTTTTGTCGACAAGCGCGCGCTCGACGCAGTCAGCCTGCGCGTCGAGCCCGGCGAAATCTATTGCCTGCTCGGCGCGAACGGCGCGGGAAAGACGACGCTCGTCAATCTGTTCCTCGATTTTCTCGACCCCACGTCGGGCGAGGTTCGGATCAATGGCCGATCGGTCTCCGAGCACCCGATCGCGTGCAAGCGCGATGTCGCCTACATCCCCGAAACCGTCATGCTCTATGGCGTGCTGTCGGGCTACGAGAACCTCGAATACTTCGCGTCACTGGCGACCGGCGAAGACCACTCGCGCGAAACGTTGATCGGTCTACTCGAGGAGGCGGGGCTCGATCCCGCCGCCGCCGATCGCCGGGTCTCGACCTATTCCAAGGGCATGCGGCAGAAGGTCGGCATCGCCATCGCGCTCGCCAAGAACGCGAAGGCGCTGCTGCTCGATGAACCCACCTCGGGGCTCGATCCGAGCGCGGCCCACGAGTTCTCGCGATTGATGCAGCGCGCGCGCGACCGCGGCGTCGCCGTGCTGACCACGACGCACGACCTTTTCCATGCCAAGCAGACGGGCACCCGCATCGGGATCATGAAGCAGGGCTGCCTGGTCGAAAGCCTGAGCAGCGAGGACATCTCGCACAGCGATCTCGAGGCGCTCTACCTGCGGCACATGAGCGCATGA
- a CDS encoding 3-deoxy-D-manno-octulosonate 8-phosphate phosphatase — translation MDREVASLLTPPARLTRQELQRRASALRLVLTDVDGVLTDAGVYYSAEGEAMKRFNVRDGMGVELLRERGIITAFLTRERSPIVAHRAEKLRMHLYYMGIHDKRAHLPQIARDTGFSLSELAYIGDDVNDLGVLEAVAERGLTAAPNDAHPSVLPLAHHRCKANGGYGAFREFADWLLELRR, via the coding sequence ATGGACCGCGAAGTAGCCAGCCTCCTCACACCTCCGGCGCGCCTCACGCGGCAGGAGCTCCAACGCCGGGCGAGCGCCCTTCGGCTGGTGCTCACCGACGTCGACGGCGTGCTCACCGACGCCGGCGTATACTACTCCGCCGAGGGCGAGGCCATGAAGCGCTTCAACGTGCGCGATGGAATGGGCGTGGAGCTCCTCCGCGAGCGGGGAATCATCACCGCATTCCTCACGCGCGAGCGCTCCCCCATCGTCGCGCATCGCGCGGAAAAGCTGCGCATGCACCTCTATTACATGGGCATCCACGACAAGCGCGCGCACCTGCCACAAATCGCGCGCGATACGGGGTTTTCCCTGTCGGAGCTCGCGTACATCGGCGACGATGTCAACGATCTCGGGGTCCTCGAGGCCGTCGCCGAGCGCGGGCTCACCGCGGCGCCGAACGACGCGCACCCCTCCGTGCTGCCCTTGGCGCATCATCGCTGCAAGGCGAACGGCGGATACGGAGCCTTCCGCGAATTTGCGGATTGGCTCTTGGAGCTTCGGCGGTAA
- a CDS encoding SDR family oxidoreductase, translated as MNAPSAMSASSLFDLHDRTAVVTGAMGLLGKEHCRALASAGARIVATDLDTGSALSFAEELRARGASGVLMMDADVTSPESLLALRDAALEQFGALDVLVNNAAIDDKVELPATALEESRFEQYALRRWRRALDVNVTGVFLASQILGTEMAKAGRGSIVNVASTYGVVAPDQALYRTPQGEQTFFKSPVYPTSKGAVLSFTRYLAAYWGDAGVRVNALSPGGVQNGQDAHFVASYSSRTLLGRMARPDDYRGALLFLASDASAYVTGTNLIVDGGWTAK; from the coding sequence ATGAACGCGCCGTCTGCCATGTCCGCCTCGTCGCTCTTCGACCTTCACGACCGCACCGCCGTGGTCACCGGCGCCATGGGCCTGCTCGGCAAAGAACATTGCCGCGCGCTCGCCAGCGCGGGCGCCCGCATCGTGGCGACGGATCTCGACACGGGCTCCGCGCTGTCCTTCGCCGAGGAGCTGCGCGCGCGGGGCGCCTCCGGCGTCCTGATGATGGACGCCGACGTGACGAGCCCCGAGAGCCTGCTCGCCCTTCGCGACGCGGCGCTCGAGCAGTTCGGCGCCCTCGACGTGCTGGTGAACAACGCGGCCATCGACGACAAAGTGGAGCTCCCGGCGACCGCGCTCGAGGAGTCCCGCTTCGAGCAGTATGCCCTGCGGCGCTGGCGGCGCGCGCTGGACGTGAATGTCACGGGGGTGTTCCTGGCGTCGCAGATCCTGGGCACCGAGATGGCCAAAGCCGGGCGCGGCTCCATCGTGAACGTAGCCTCCACGTATGGCGTGGTGGCGCCGGATCAAGCGCTCTACCGCACCCCGCAAGGCGAGCAGACGTTCTTCAAGTCGCCCGTTTACCCCACGTCCAAGGGCGCGGTGCTCTCCTTTACGCGCTACTTGGCCGCGTATTGGGGCGACGCGGGGGTGCGGGTCAACGCGCTCTCGCCGGGCGGCGTGCAGAACGGCCAGGACGCGCACTTCGTCGCCAGCTATTCGAGCCGCACCTTGCTCGGTCGCATGGCCCGCCCCGACGACTACCGCGGGGCGCTGCTGTTCCTCGCCAGCGATGCATCGGCCTATGTGACCGGCACCAACCTGATCGTGGACGGTGGATGGACCGCGAAGTAG